The proteins below come from a single Phocoena sinus isolate mPhoSin1 chromosome 2, mPhoSin1.pri, whole genome shotgun sequence genomic window:
- the LOC116748545 gene encoding LOW QUALITY PROTEIN: A-kinase anchor protein 13-like (The sequence of the model RefSeq protein was modified relative to this genomic sequence to represent the inferred CDS: inserted 1 base in 1 codon; deleted 1 base in 1 codon; substituted 1 base at 1 genomic stop codon), with amino-acid sequence FQLVTFSRVSDFTWQSVACCGNGKSVWGICLLCINVTWGFALFSDCGAFVHKGCRECLASCAKVKMKQPKGSLQAHDTSSLPRVIMRKKSSQPKERPRSAVLLADETTAVPMFANRRSQQSVSLSKSVSIQNIAGVGNDENISNTXNSCLIQTDSLNKISKVNESTESLTDEGVGTDMNEGQLMGDFEIGSKQLEAESWSQIVDSKFXKQQKKDVVERQEVIMLMQTEFHLLRTLKIMSDVYSRGLTADLLFEQQMVRELFPCLDELISIHSQFLQRILERKKDSLVDRSEKNFLIERIGDVLVHQGEFSGENAKRSKKTYGKFCGQHNQSVNYFKDLYTKDKRFQAFVKKKMSSSVVRRLGIPECILLVTQRITKYPVLFQRILQCTKDSEVEQEDLAQSLGLVKGVIGAVDSKVASYEKKVRLNEIYTKTDSKSIMRMKSGQMFAKEDLKRKKLVRDGSVFLKSTTGRLKEVQAVLLTDILVFLQEKDQKYVFASLDQKSTVISLKKLIVREVAHEEKGLFLISMGMKDPEMVEVHASSKEERNSWIQIIQDTISTLNRDEDEGIPSESEEEKKMLDTKARELKEQLQQKDQQILLLLEEKEMIFRDMTECSTPLPEDGSPTRSSRILFRSNTEEALKGGPLMKSAINEVEILQGLVSGSLGGTLGQAVSSPVEQEGMVGPVSLPRRAETFGGFDSHQMNASKGGEKEEGDHGQDLRRTESDSGLKKGGNAHLAFMLKRNSEPVIQSVVHLHELLSTLQGVVLQQDSYIEDQKLLLTERALTRTASRPSSLIEQEKQRSLEKQRQDLANLQRQQAQHLEEKRRRERQWEARERALQEREARLAQREDELRRGRQDLEREHEELQQRKLAYQSDLERLRAAQRQLEREQEQLKREADRLSQRPADCDIGQVSHQHTKLLRIPSFLPNPEETLLPPAPSIAKSGSLDSELSVSPKRNSISRTHKEKGPFHILGSTSQTNRVPEGQSQTPVSTSTRLFGLAKPKEKKEKKKKNKGSRSQSGDGPSSEVPAEGEEIFC; translated from the exons TTTCAGCTAGTCACGTTCTCACGTGTGAGCGACTTCACCTGGCAGTCTGTCGCTTGCTGTGGCAATGGAAAATCAGTCTGGGGGATCTGTTTGCTGTGTATTAATGTCACCTGGGGTTTTGCTCTCTTTTCAGATTGTGGTGCTTTTGTCCACAAAGGCTGTAGAGAATGTCTGGCCTCCTGTGCAAAGGTCAAAATGAAG cagCCCAAAGGGAGCCTTCAAGCACATGACACATCTTCGCTGCCCAGGGTCATTATGAGAAAGAAGT CCTCCCAGCCCAAGGAGCGCCCTCGGTCTGCAGTCCTCCTGGCCGATGAAACCACTGCCGTCCCCATGTTTGCTAACAGACGGTCCCAGCAGAGTGTGTCGCTCTCCAAAAGTGTCTCCATTCAGAACATTGCTGG AGTTGGCAATGATGAGAACATATCAAACACCTGAAATTCCTGTCTCATTCAAACAGACTCACTAAATAAAATCAGCAAGGTCAATGAGTCAACAGAGTCCCTTACTGATGAGG gAGTAGGTACAGACATGAATGAAGGGCAGCTAATGGGAGACTTTGAGATTGGGTCCAAACAGCTGGAAGCAGAGTCCTGGAGTCAGATCGTGGACAGCAAGT TGAAACAGCAAAAGAAAGATGTGGTCGAACGGCAAGAAGTGATTATG CTGATGCAGACGGAGTTCCACCTCCTCCGCACACTCAAGATCATGAGCGACGTGTACAGCCGGGGC CTGACGGCCGACCTGCTCTTTGAGCAGCAGATGGTGAGAGAGCTCTTCCCCTGTTTGGATGAGCTGATCAGTATCCATAGCCAGTTCCTTCAGAGGATCCTGGAGCGGAAGAAGGACTCTCTGGTGGATAGAAGTGAAAAGAATTTTCTCATCGAGAGGATTGGGGATGTGCTTGTGCACCAAGGTGAG ttttcagGAGAGAACGCAAAACgctcaaagaagacatatggcaAGTTTTGTGGGCAGCACAACCAGTCTGTAAACTACTTCAAAGACCTCTATACCAAGGATAAGCGTTTTCAGGCCTTTGTGAAG AAGAAGATGAGCAGTTCAGTCGTACGGAGGCTTGGAATCCCAGAGTGTATATTGCTGGTAACCCAACGGATCACCAAATACCCGGTTTTGTTCCAAAGAATATTGCAATGTACCAAAG ATAGTGAAGTGGAACAGGAAGATCTAGCTCAGTCCCTGGGCCTCGTGAAGGGTGTGATTGGAGCTGTGGACAGCAAAGTGGCGAGTTATGAAAAGAAGGTCCGTCTCAATGAGATTTATACAAAGACAGATAGCAAGTCGATCATGAGAATGAAGAGTGGTCAGATGTTTGCCAAGGAGGATCTGAAGCGGAAGAAGCTCGTGCGGGACGGGAGCGTGTTTCTGAAGAGCACGACAGGGAGGTTGAAAG AGGTTCAAGCGGTCCTGCTTACTGacattttagttttccttcaaGAAAAAGACCAGAAATACGTCTTTGCGTCATTG GACCAGAAGTCGACAGTGATCTCTCTAAAGAAGCTGATTGTAAGAGAGGTAGCACACGAGGAGAAAGGTTTATTCCTAATCAGTATGGGGATGAAAGATCCAGAGATGGTGGAAGTCCACGCCAGCTCCAAAGAGGAGCGGAACAGCTGGATTCAGATCATCCAGGACACGATCAGCACCCT GAACAGAGATGAAGATGAAGGAATTCCTAGTGAgagtgaggaagaaaagaagatgttGGACACCAAAGCTCGGGAGTTAAAAG AACAACTTCAGCAAAAGGACCAGCAGATCCTACTCTTACTGGAAGAGAAGGAGATGATTTTCCGGGACATGACTGAGTGCAGCACTCCCTTGCCAGAGGATGGCTCCCCAACTCGAAGCTCTAGAATCCTCTTCCGATCCAACACAGAAGAGGCTCTCAAAGGAGGGCCTTTAATGAAAAGTGCCATAAATGAGG tGGAGATCCTTCAGGGCTTGGTGAGTGGAAGCCTGGGAGGCACACTTGGGCAGGCTGTCAGCAGCCCTGTTGAACAAGAAGGCATGGTAGGCCCCGTTTCCTTGCCCCGGAGAGCAGAGACCTTTGGAGGATTTGACAGCCATCAGATGAATGCTTCTAAAG gagGTGAGAAGGAAGAGGGCGATCATGGCCAAGATCTTAGGAGAACAGAATCGGATAGTGGTCTGAAAAAG ggTGGAAATGCTCACCTGGCATTTATGCTTAAAAGAAACAGTGAG CCGGTCATCCAGAGCGTCGTCCATCTCCACGAGCTCCTCAGCACTTTGCAG GGGGTGGTGCTGCAGCAGGACAGCTACATCGAGGACCAGAAGCTGCTGCTGACCGAGCGGGCGCTCACGCGGACGGCGTCGCGGCCCAGCTCCCTCATCGAGCAGGAGAAGCAGCGCAGCCTGGAGAAGCAGCGCCAGGACCTGGCCAACCTGCAGCGGCAGCAGGCGCAGCACCTGGAGGAGAAGCGGCGGCGCGAGCGCCAGTGGGAGGCCCGCGAGAGGGCGCTGCAGGAGCGCGAGGCGCGGCTGGCGCAGCGCGAGGACGAGCTCCGGCGCGGCCGCCAGGACCTGGAGCGCGAGCACGAAGAGCTGCAGCAGAGGAAGCTCGCCTACCAGAGCGACCTGGAGCGCCTGCGCGCTGCCCAGAGGCAGCTCGAGCGCGAGCAGGAGCAGCTGAAGCGGGAGGCTGACCGGCTCAGCCAGAGGCCCGCCGACTGTGACATCGGCCAG GTTTCACATCAACACACCAAGCTGCTGAGGATCCCGTCCTTCCTTCCGAATCCTGAGGAGACCCTCTTGCCACCGGCACCTTCCATAGCCAAATCAGGGTCATTGGACTCAGAACTCTCAGTGTCCCCAAAAAGGAACAGCATCTCTCGGACACACAAAGAAAAGGGGCCTTTTCACATACTGGGTTCCACCAGCCAGACAAACAGAGTACCAGAGGGTCAGAGCCAGACCCCAGTGTCCACGTCCACCCGCCTGTTTGGGTTAGCTAagccaaaggaaaagaaggagaaaaagaagaagaacaaaggaagCCGTTCGCAGTCCGGTG aTGGCCCTTCATCTGAAGTACCCGCAGAGGGGGAGGAGATCTTCTGCTGA